One genomic window of Clostridioides sp. ES-S-0054-01 includes the following:
- a CDS encoding response regulator transcription factor, with protein MYRIVICEDDITQITFLRECILKSLEGISNQIELFEFNSGEELLESNLEEIDIFFLDIKMLKLTGMDVAKIIRETNDTSEIIFITSIVDYIQEGYKVRAYRYLLKPIDFGDLNESILSCISDIIKKRENFMLIENKGIINKILINSIMYIEVRKKVLTIHTKDGIYYTNNSMNKIELELEKYNFFRCHKSYLISLEYIQFICKNTVVINNKDIPVSKYRISDLKTKLTYLLGDVLC; from the coding sequence ATGTATAGAATAGTTATCTGTGAGGACGATATCACACAAATAACTTTTTTAAGAGAGTGTATATTAAAGTCCTTAGAGGGTATTTCTAATCAAATTGAACTGTTTGAGTTTAATTCAGGAGAAGAGTTATTGGAGTCTAATTTGGAAGAAATTGATATATTCTTTTTAGATATTAAAATGCTTAAACTAACAGGTATGGATGTGGCTAAAATAATTAGAGAAACTAATGATACTTCTGAAATAATATTTATAACTTCAATAGTCGATTATATACAGGAAGGCTATAAGGTAAGGGCTTATAGGTATTTATTAAAGCCTATAGATTTTGGAGATTTAAATGAAAGTATTTTGAGTTGTATATCAGATATTATAAAAAAAAGAGAAAACTTTATGCTGATAGAAAATAAAGGTATAATCAATAAAATTTTAATTAATAGCATTATGTATATAGAAGTTAGAAAAAAGGTTTTGACCATACATACTAAAGATGGTATTTATTATACTAATAATAGCATGAATAAAATAGAATTAGAACTAGAAAAATATAATTTTTTTAGATGTCATAAGAGCTATTTAATTAGCTTGGAATATATTCAATTTATATGTAAAAATACTGTAGTTATTAATAATAAAGATATACCAGTTAGTAAATATAGAATATCTGATTTAAAGACAAAATTAACCTATTTATTGGGTGATGTATTATGCTAG
- a CDS encoding sensor histidine kinase: MLETDVFWIILTIISTAIECVVLKFLLDELSELRKNKLVLNSSILIAIMIITMLTIMEFNINIKLFICIFITYVLYKINYVVNKWKSILVSLLYWMLLIGFDSVGLSIVGILNSVQNMSNLLDNNLLRLELIMISKSLLITLIPLLKVIRLKIKINKKDCIYLSIPVISNIISVIVIFEFIFKDKSIDSKESLIILTISTVFLLSNISLVSIIRRIIKDNNLRIEHEITKKRMNMQYKYYLNLQEYQSKIRKLYHDMNNHIICIQNVYGKNEFADKYIKDINEQIKECNTIFNTHSMILDVILSEKKSICDTNNIIFLVDINFLECNFIEMPDVCSIFSNMIDNAIEACNKIQDTNIQKKIKLRGTVINRLFVIKCENTKINEVLLKNNKIITSKKDSFLHGIGINSIKDSVEKYNGNVEIHSDKNKFIVTIYIPLTRN; this comes from the coding sequence ATGCTAGAGACAGATGTATTTTGGATTATTCTAACAATAATTTCCACAGCGATAGAATGTGTTGTATTAAAATTTTTATTGGATGAACTTAGTGAATTAAGGAAGAATAAATTAGTCCTAAATAGTAGCATACTAATTGCAATTATGATAATTACTATGTTGACTATAATGGAGTTCAATATAAATATTAAGTTATTTATATGTATATTTATTACATATGTATTGTATAAAATAAATTATGTAGTGAATAAGTGGAAAAGTATACTTGTAAGCTTGTTATATTGGATGTTATTAATCGGATTTGATAGTGTTGGACTAAGTATAGTAGGGATTCTTAACTCTGTACAAAATATGAGTAATTTATTAGATAATAATTTATTAAGATTAGAATTAATAATGATATCTAAGTCATTACTAATAACATTAATACCATTACTTAAAGTTATCCGATTAAAAATAAAAATAAACAAGAAGGACTGTATATATTTATCTATTCCAGTAATATCAAATATTATTAGTGTAATAGTCATATTTGAATTTATTTTTAAAGACAAGAGTATTGACTCTAAAGAAAGTTTAATAATACTTACAATATCAACTGTATTTTTACTATCAAATATTTCCTTAGTAAGTATTATAAGAAGAATAATAAAAGATAATAATTTAAGGATAGAACATGAAATTACAAAAAAAAGAATGAATATGCAATATAAATATTATTTAAATTTACAGGAATATCAGTCGAAAATAAGAAAACTATATCATGATATGAATAATCATATCATTTGTATTCAGAATGTTTATGGGAAAAATGAGTTTGCAGATAAGTATATTAAAGATATAAATGAGCAAATAAAAGAATGTAATACTATATTTAATACACATAGTATGATTCTAGATGTTATTTTGAGTGAGAAAAAATCTATTTGTGATACGAATAATATAATTTTTTTAGTAGATATAAATTTTTTAGAGTGTAATTTTATAGAGATGCCAGATGTATGTAGTATATTTTCAAATATGATAGATAATGCAATAGAGGCTTGTAATAAGATTCAGGATACAAATATACAAAAAAAGATTAAACTAAGAGGAACTGTTATAAATAGATTATTTGTAATAAAATGTGAAAATACCAAGATAAACGAAGTTTTATTAAAAAATAATAAAATTATTACAAGTAAGAAAGATTCATTTTTACATGGAATAGGAATAAATAGTATAAAAGATTCAGTAGAAAAATATAATGGAAATGTGGAAATACATTCAGATAAAAATAAGTTTATAGTTACTATTTATATACCATTAACTAGAAACTAA
- a CDS encoding ABC transporter permease, whose translation MINIKLAVSYLKKQKGKTLSLILSIGIAVMLVFSLSVINESQGQSDINHAYKNSGDYHAFYEDVNSDIVKKLNSEEGIKEFNDVLKFGEIVSKDNGASLNLCSYNKDFLDSTRYKLIRGREPRNSNELVIEQKVLGKMELDVKLNQTIDFQIVNEYINKNNENSIYSKDKQFKIVGILSKSDEYYESLNEYKVRAFTYSNNGKGIVPSELINHMGTLKLNTKDLDTQKVVNLGVKYKLTSNQFYSNTEVSMAMSMKNISKTTTYSIKQRLLPLLCATLVIYNMFNIIILDMTKQIGLLRAVGASKKNIRRIFFIQSIVVLLVGIVIGLLGGIVFSYLGLMIVYDKSAELTINTNSIVESIIMSIVAVILASVVPIYRAGNLSIIDAIKKTDKLNYVPKLLLLKLHKKVVGIINEIAFKNIFRNKVTSIIIIITISLCGVLFIGRLTSTKFIYGKESDSANITSKSYGNFDIYLGYSPINANYTFSKYNNYLLNEIKAIDDVTDIEPNIYLDGWLRNTDLEKSYLDELNRTGINNKNETTVLIRGYNKELLNNVDKYIDKGENIYNYTKGDCKNVLLVNNFYSRIELSNNTQIIKSPKVGDLIDIKIPVYKNGEYTYINTKVRIAGIMKNSYISEQDGESQSGGIQLIFNEKDLKELTGMNYYNKAFVKIKKGTDEKVIKEINNIIEKNGFSDIEGRYVRNHFGDHYNDSSYKLAMICVFGVLLISSINIIFIVRSNIIVRLSEICTFRAVGMSKKNVKRMLIKENIVYGVLSMLVAGIISSFNYYKMVSETNKLNQQIYGINSSIKFEIPIFEILIFGLISVFVCVIAVYFSNKMINKLSIVSGIKENE comes from the coding sequence GTGATTAATATTAAACTTGCAGTGTCGTATTTAAAAAAACAAAAAGGAAAAACTTTATCATTAATACTCAGTATAGGGATTGCTGTTATGCTAGTTTTTTCATTAAGTGTTATTAATGAGTCTCAAGGTCAATCAGATATAAATCATGCATACAAAAACTCAGGAGATTATCATGCTTTTTATGAAGATGTAAATAGCGATATAGTAAAAAAACTTAATAGTGAAGAAGGTATAAAAGAATTCAATGATGTACTTAAATTTGGAGAAATTGTAAGTAAAGATAATGGAGCATCTCTAAATTTATGCTCTTACAATAAAGATTTTTTAGATTCTACTAGATATAAGTTAATTAGAGGTAGAGAGCCTAGAAATTCTAATGAATTAGTAATAGAACAAAAAGTTTTAGGTAAAATGGAATTAGATGTCAAATTAAATCAAACTATTGATTTTCAGATTGTTAATGAGTATATAAATAAAAATAATGAAAATTCTATTTATAGTAAAGATAAGCAATTTAAAATAGTTGGTATTTTAAGTAAATCTGATGAATACTATGAAAGTTTAAATGAATATAAGGTAAGAGCTTTTACATATTCAAATAATGGTAAAGGTATTGTTCCATCTGAATTAATAAATCATATGGGGACATTAAAACTTAATACAAAAGATTTAGACACTCAGAAAGTAGTGAATTTAGGGGTAAAATATAAGTTAACAAGTAATCAATTTTATTCAAATACAGAAGTAAGTATGGCTATGTCTATGAAAAATATTTCAAAAACAACAACTTACTCAATAAAGCAAAGATTATTACCATTATTATGTGCAACATTAGTAATATACAATATGTTTAACATAATAATACTAGATATGACCAAGCAAATTGGTTTACTTAGAGCAGTTGGAGCAAGCAAGAAAAATATTAGACGTATATTTTTTATTCAGAGTATTGTAGTTTTACTCGTGGGTATAGTAATTGGTTTACTTGGAGGTATAGTTTTTTCTTACTTAGGGCTTATGATTGTATATGATAAAAGTGCAGAATTAACTATAAATACAAATTCTATAGTTGAATCTATCATCATGTCAATTGTAGCAGTTATATTAGCTTCTGTAGTACCTATATATAGAGCTGGAAATTTATCTATAATTGATGCTATAAAAAAGACAGATAAGTTAAATTATGTTCCTAAGCTTTTGTTGTTAAAATTACATAAAAAAGTTGTTGGAATTATAAATGAGATAGCTTTTAAAAATATATTTAGGAATAAGGTTACATCAATAATAATAATAATTACGATATCACTATGTGGAGTTTTATTTATAGGTAGATTAACTTCTACAAAATTCATATATGGAAAAGAGTCAGACTCTGCTAATATAACAAGTAAATCATATGGCAATTTTGATATTTATTTGGGGTATTCACCAATAAATGCAAATTATACATTTTCTAAGTACAATAACTACTTATTGAATGAAATAAAAGCTATTGACGATGTAACAGATATTGAACCTAATATTTATTTAGATGGATGGTTAAGAAATACTGACTTAGAAAAAAGTTACTTGGATGAATTAAATAGAACTGGAATAAACAATAAAAATGAAACTACAGTTTTAATTAGGGGTTACAATAAAGAGTTGTTAAATAATGTAGATAAGTATATAGATAAAGGAGAAAATATCTATAATTATACAAAAGGTGATTGTAAAAATGTTTTATTGGTAAATAATTTTTATTCTAGAATTGAATTGTCAAATAATACTCAGATTATAAAATCACCTAAAGTAGGAGACTTAATAGATATAAAAATTCCTGTATATAAAAATGGAGAGTATACATACATAAATACAAAAGTAAGAATAGCTGGAATAATGAAAAATAGCTATATATCAGAGCAAGATGGAGAATCTCAATCAGGTGGAATTCAATTGATATTCAATGAAAAGGATTTAAAAGAATTAACAGGGATGAATTATTATAATAAAGCTTTTGTGAAGATAAAAAAAGGAACAGATGAAAAAGTAATAAAAGAAATAAATAATATAATAGAAAAAAATGGGTTTTCAGATATAGAGGGAAGATATGTACGTAATCATTTTGGAGACCATTATAATGATTCTTCATACAAACTAGCAATGATTTGTGTGTTTGGAGTTTTATTAATATCGTCCATAAATATTATTTTTATAGTTAGATCGAATATAATTGTAAGGCTAAGTGAGATATGTACGTTCAGAGCAGTAGGGATGTCCAAGAAAAATGTAAAAAGAATGTTAATAAAAGAAAATATAGTATATGGAGTATTAAGTATGCTTGTGGCGGGAATCATATCTAGTTTCAATTATTATAAAATGGTTTCCGAAACTAATAAACTTAATCAACAGATATACGGTATAAACAGTTCTATTAAATTTGAAATTCCAATATTTGAGATTTTAATATTTGGATTAATATCTGTTTTCGTTTGTGTAATTGCAGTTTACTTTTCTAATAAAATGATAAATAAACTTAGTATAGTAAGTGGTATAAAAGAAAATGAATAG
- a CDS encoding ABC transporter ATP-binding protein gives MKILKVKDLKKIYGKYENEVRALDGIDLDIEPHKFTAIVGASGSGKSTLLHCVAGLDKPTLGNVYLDDVDLYTLNDNKLSEIRRQEFGFIFQSYNLIPVIDVYDNIVLPVLLDGKKEDKEYVMELINKLGIEKQIKKYPNELSGGQQQRVAIARALANRPSVIFADEPTGNLDSKTTNEVMNMLEWCVKEYRQTLVMITHNDNIAKTADRIITIKDGKIDEKNY, from the coding sequence ATGAAAATACTTAAGGTAAAAGATTTAAAAAAAATATATGGAAAATATGAGAATGAAGTTAGAGCTCTTGATGGTATTGATTTAGATATAGAGCCACATAAATTTACAGCTATTGTAGGTGCAAGTGGTTCTGGTAAAAGTACACTACTTCACTGTGTTGCAGGATTAGACAAGCCAACTTTAGGGAATGTATACTTAGATGATGTAGATTTATATACATTAAATGATAATAAGCTGTCTGAAATAAGAAGACAGGAATTTGGATTCATATTTCAAAGCTACAATTTAATACCAGTTATAGATGTATATGATAATATAGTACTTCCTGTGTTGCTTGATGGGAAGAAAGAAGACAAAGAATATGTTATGGAATTAATTAATAAGTTGGGGATTGAAAAACAAATAAAGAAATATCCTAATGAACTATCAGGAGGTCAACAACAAAGAGTTGCAATAGCTAGAGCTTTAGCCAATAGACCATCAGTAATATTTGCAGATGAACCTACTGGTAACTTAGATAGTAAGACTACAAATGAAGTTATGAATATGCTTGAATGGTGTGTTAAAGAGTACAGACAAACGCTAGTTATGATAACTCATAATGATAATATTGCAAAGACAGCTGATAGAATTATAACTATAAAAGATGGTAAAATAGATGAAAAAAATTATTAA
- a CDS encoding D-alanyl-D-alanine carboxypeptidase has translation MEDEILKGKIKQLIILALIFIFITPGFAFADTPPVPNASRAALLIDQETKRILFEKNSDEKMPLASLSKMMTFLLAIEAVDKNQVKETDMVKIDKSTASVGGSTCKLKDGDEISLGELMQGLMLVSGNDAAIAIAKHIGKTEKNFVNMMNNKAEEIGMIDTYYFNPNGLPIYTDPEHKEPPIENISTAHDIVALGKYMYDHYENQVTRITTMQVYNDTKKDFTHYNTNPLLVSVPGVDGIKTGYTDNAGYCLAFSMIVPKDAKNERNHRLIGVVLGDGNKKNRISSSSSLLKYGKDNFHSKKIAHKGDIIETPCVDGIDDFKITVKVDKDLYGVVSDNENINPKVVFKNMNYPIHKGDIVGVAKYYNDSGKFVGSVDVRSESNIGCIPLKDKIKIKVAKINRKLEVKNSVCFKA, from the coding sequence ATGGAGGATGAGATTTTGAAAGGAAAAATAAAACAGTTAATAATACTTGCATTGATTTTTATATTTATAACTCCTGGATTTGCATTTGCAGATACTCCACCAGTCCCAAACGCTTCAAGAGCAGCACTGCTTATAGACCAGGAAACTAAAAGAATATTATTTGAAAAAAACAGTGATGAAAAAATGCCTTTAGCAAGTTTAAGTAAAATGATGACCTTCTTACTTGCAATAGAAGCAGTTGATAAGAATCAAGTAAAAGAGACTGATATGGTGAAAATAGACAAGTCTACAGCTTCAGTAGGAGGTTCTACTTGTAAACTTAAAGATGGTGATGAAATATCTCTAGGAGAACTTATGCAAGGTCTTATGCTAGTATCTGGAAATGATGCTGCTATAGCTATAGCTAAACATATTGGTAAAACTGAAAAGAATTTTGTAAATATGATGAATAATAAAGCTGAAGAAATAGGAATGATTGATACGTATTATTTTAATCCAAATGGGCTTCCTATATATACTGACCCAGAGCATAAAGAGCCTCCTATTGAGAATATATCAACAGCGCATGATATAGTCGCACTTGGAAAGTATATGTATGACCATTATGAAAATCAAGTTACTAGAATAACTACTATGCAAGTATACAATGACACAAAAAAAGATTTTACACATTATAACACAAATCCCCTACTTGTTTCAGTACCTGGTGTTGACGGAATAAAGACAGGCTATACAGATAATGCTGGATATTGTCTTGCATTTTCTATGATTGTACCTAAAGATGCTAAAAACGAAAGAAATCATAGATTGATAGGTGTTGTACTTGGTGATGGCAATAAGAAAAATAGAATTTCTTCTTCTTCTAGTTTATTGAAGTATGGTAAAGATAATTTCCATTCTAAAAAGATAGCCCATAAAGGGGACATTATAGAAACTCCTTGTGTTGATGGTATTGATGATTTTAAAATAACGGTTAAGGTTGATAAAGATTTGTATGGTGTTGTTTCAGATAACGAGAATATTAATCCTAAGGTAGTGTTTAAAAATATGAATTATCCTATTCATAAGGGAGATATTGTTGGTGTTGCAAAGTATTATAATGATTCTGGTAAGTTTGTTGGAAGTGTTGATGTGAGAAGTGAGAGTAATATAGGATGTATTCCTTTGAAAGATAAGATTAAGATTAAGGTTGCTAAGATAAATAGAAAGCTTGAAGTTAAAAATTCTGTTTGTTTTAAGGCTTAA
- a CDS encoding sigma 54-interacting transcriptional regulator has protein sequence MLRKDKVLLSLHKLCENITLKDLQSEKTGFTTIEIANHSSLDRSNTSKELNSLYNEKKVIKIHGKPILFLHAGIIENLIGRILNSDEFSISNCNELLKSSKNDSEDIFSTLLGHDSSLKLPIEKAKSAILYPPKGLNTLLIGPTGVGKSTFAETMYKYAVESRVFSSESKFVVFNCAEYAENANLLLSNLFGYVKGSFTGANKDKFGIVAQADGGILFLDEIHRLPPEGQEMLFLLMDKGIYRRLGESDIVHKATVFIVCATTEDIHSSLLGTFLRRIPVTINLPALQDRSLKERLSLIKYFFIIESKYTNATIRVHKDVIKSLLLYDCFGNIGQLKSDIQLMSARAFLNYKTGLKDNIEIDLSLVPDYIYTGLLKLNENRSNLNKLSELDYMLFYEFNGNNLEVEYTKELSKYNIDTQDNGFKYSTEIPYLENDIRSMFINYMEKYSTKLLSISSVTHSDYTSNEIFKVINPKIYYAVEHSLKEAEKISRNKYTKQTYIALSMHISALIENINQDTYNPKYNLYNDKIFLDKDLNIAKIVLSIIENDLQTSLPKDEVKFISMFLNSTYLEPDNQSESIGVIILAHGNSTASSMCDVANSLLGTNHCNAIDMPLDVKVSTILDKAIELVKECDEGKGVLLLTDMGSLIAFGELISEKTKIKTRSIEMVSTPIVLEAVRKSTLPEMTLDELANSLSSLNPYIGRAAIDSTEINYPEKSREYVIITTCITGYGSAMKIADFINSSLKSINKYNINLVPHNIESYKMYRNKFSNTKILAVVGSVDFNVANTPFIHIEELLNGYGLDMLNKIIEGTFNANSIANIKERNLSYNSLIINFMTQNLELLDSVKLFNYVNSSLFSIIELIDEDLKSKFKLGYILHCSFMIERCFKNTTFPYNNITELISKNYELYSLIREAFKPTEAYFNILIPDEEIAYIIDMINEYLNK, from the coding sequence ATGCTAAGAAAAGATAAAGTTCTATTATCACTACATAAATTATGTGAAAATATAACTTTAAAAGACCTTCAGTCAGAGAAAACTGGATTTACTACAATAGAAATTGCTAACCATTCATCTCTTGATAGAAGTAATACCAGTAAAGAATTAAATAGCCTATATAATGAAAAAAAAGTTATAAAAATACATGGCAAACCAATTTTATTTCTACATGCTGGTATTATAGAAAATTTAATTGGTCGTATTTTAAACAGTGATGAATTTTCTATAAGTAATTGTAATGAACTACTTAAATCAAGCAAAAATGACTCAGAAGATATTTTTTCAACATTACTTGGACATGATTCTAGCCTTAAGCTACCTATAGAAAAAGCTAAATCTGCTATACTCTATCCTCCAAAAGGTCTTAATACATTACTCATAGGACCTACTGGTGTTGGAAAAAGCACATTTGCCGAAACAATGTATAAATATGCTGTAGAAAGTAGAGTCTTTTCTTCTGAAAGCAAATTCGTAGTATTTAACTGTGCTGAATATGCAGAGAATGCTAACTTACTATTAAGCAATTTATTTGGATACGTTAAAGGTTCTTTTACTGGTGCTAATAAGGATAAATTCGGGATAGTTGCACAGGCTGATGGAGGTATATTATTCTTAGATGAAATACACAGATTACCACCAGAAGGTCAAGAGATGCTTTTTCTTTTGATGGACAAGGGCATATACAGACGATTAGGAGAATCCGACATAGTACACAAAGCTACTGTTTTTATTGTGTGTGCCACAACAGAAGATATACATTCTTCCCTACTTGGGACTTTTTTAAGAAGAATCCCTGTTACAATTAACCTACCTGCTTTACAGGATAGGTCCTTAAAAGAAAGATTATCTCTTATTAAATACTTCTTTATTATAGAGTCAAAATACACCAATGCAACTATAAGAGTTCACAAAGATGTAATTAAATCACTACTCCTTTATGATTGTTTTGGTAATATAGGTCAGCTTAAATCTGACATACAACTTATGAGTGCAAGAGCCTTTTTAAATTACAAAACTGGGCTTAAGGATAATATAGAAATAGATTTGTCTCTTGTCCCTGATTACATCTATACTGGTCTTTTAAAATTAAATGAAAATCGTAGTAATCTAAATAAATTATCAGAACTTGATTATATGCTTTTTTATGAATTTAATGGTAACAACTTAGAGGTTGAGTATACAAAAGAACTATCTAAATACAATATAGATACACAAGACAATGGATTCAAGTACTCTACAGAGATTCCTTATCTGGAAAATGATATAAGGAGTATGTTTATAAATTACATGGAAAAGTACTCTACAAAATTACTTTCGATATCTTCAGTAACCCATTCTGATTATACAAGTAATGAAATTTTTAAAGTAATCAACCCAAAGATATACTATGCTGTTGAACATTCTTTAAAAGAGGCTGAAAAAATATCGAGAAACAAATATACAAAACAAACTTATATTGCTCTTTCAATGCATATAAGTGCACTTATAGAAAATATAAATCAAGACACATACAATCCTAAGTACAATTTATATAATGATAAAATTTTCTTAGATAAAGATTTAAATATAGCTAAAATAGTTTTAAGTATAATTGAAAATGACTTACAAACATCTTTACCTAAGGATGAGGTAAAATTTATATCTATGTTCCTAAATAGCACGTATCTTGAACCAGATAATCAATCTGAAAGTATAGGGGTCATAATACTTGCTCATGGAAATTCAACAGCAAGCAGTATGTGTGATGTAGCAAATTCATTACTTGGTACGAACCACTGTAATGCAATTGACATGCCTCTTGATGTAAAGGTAAGTACTATACTTGATAAAGCTATAGAATTGGTAAAAGAATGTGACGAAGGTAAGGGTGTACTTCTTTTAACAGATATGGGCTCTCTTATAGCTTTTGGAGAACTTATTTCAGAAAAAACAAAAATTAAAACTCGTTCGATTGAAATGGTGTCTACTCCAATAGTTTTAGAGGCAGTAAGAAAAAGCACACTACCAGAAATGACTTTGGATGAATTAGCTAACTCCTTAAGCTCTTTAAATCCATACATTGGACGAGCAGCAATTGATTCAACAGAAATAAACTATCCTGAGAAGTCAAGAGAGTATGTCATAATAACGACTTGTATAACAGGTTATGGTTCAGCTATGAAGATAGCAGACTTTATAAATTCTTCACTTAAAAGTATTAATAAATACAATATTAATTTAGTTCCTCATAATATAGAGAGTTATAAAATGTATAGAAATAAATTTAGTAATACTAAAATACTGGCAGTTGTTGGCAGTGTTGATTTTAATGTAGCTAATACCCCATTTATACACATAGAAGAACTGCTAAATGGATATGGTCTAGATATGCTAAACAAAATAATAGAAGGTACATTCAATGCCAATAGTATTGCCAATATAAAAGAGAGAAATCTATCATACAACAGCTTAATAATAAACTTTATGACTCAAAACTTAGAACTTTTGGACTCCGTTAAATTATTCAACTATGTCAATTCATCCTTATTTTCAATAATAGAATTAATAGATGAAGACTTGAAAAGCAAATTTAAGCTAGGATATATACTACATTGCTCTTTTATGATAGAACGATGTTTTAAAAATACAACTTTTCCATATAATAACATTACTGAGTTAATTAGTAAAAATTATGAACTGTATAGTTTAATACGGGAAGCCTTTAAGCCAACAGAAGCTTATTTTAATATTTTGATACCAGATGAAGAAATTGCTTATATAATAGATATGATTAATGAGTATCTAAATAAATAA
- a CDS encoding threonine/serine exporter family protein, giving the protein MDIDRILNFSSNAGKAMLQSGGETYRVEETITRICQSFGIEHVDVFATPTAVMASVFVDGKLYSAIKRISSRRVDLNLVHEVNSLSRAISINNLDIELCEKILDEISEDNYYSDLMTIFFAGIAAATFSILFGGNVEEFIAAFTVGILTKFVIMYLSKSSLNDFFVNAIGAVLIASCSIVILKLGFIKTLDHLIAGAIMLLVPGLALTNALRDLLDGQLISGLAKLAEVFFIGVSIAVGMFLVLGLYFKLGGI; this is encoded by the coding sequence GTGGATATAGATAGAATTTTAAACTTTTCCTCAAATGCAGGTAAAGCTATGTTGCAAAGTGGAGGAGAAACTTATAGAGTTGAAGAAACGATAACTAGAATATGTCAATCTTTTGGAATAGAACATGTAGACGTATTTGCGACTCCGACGGCTGTAATGGCATCTGTGTTTGTAGATGGGAAATTATATTCAGCAATTAAAAGAATAAGCTCAAGAAGAGTAGACTTAAACTTGGTTCATGAAGTTAACTCACTATCAAGAGCAATAAGTATAAATAATTTAGATATTGAATTATGTGAGAAAATCTTAGATGAAATAAGTGAAGATAACTATTACTCGGATTTAATGACAATATTTTTTGCAGGTATTGCAGCAGCAACTTTTTCGATATTATTTGGAGGAAATGTGGAAGAATTTATAGCTGCATTTACTGTGGGGATTCTGACTAAGTTTGTTATTATGTACTTAAGTAAATCCTCACTCAATGACTTCTTTGTAAATGCAATCGGAGCAGTTCTTATAGCTTCTTGTTCGATTGTAATTTTGAAGCTCGGATTCATAAAGACGCTAGACCACCTAATAGCAGGAGCAATAATGCTCTTAGTCCCTGGGCTCGCTTTGACTAACGCATTAAGAGATTTGCTAGATGGACAGTTGATTTCTGGTCTTGCAAAATTAGCAGAAGTATTTTTTATAGGTGTATCTATAGCAGTAGGAATGTTCTTGGTACTTGGATTGTACTTCAAGTTAGGGGGGATATAA
- a CDS encoding threonine/serine exporter family protein → MHLFIEVIAAFFTALSFGVLFNMKGKNLILAGIGGSIAWFSYKFCLNMGVTENLCFFIATVCFAIYCELCARIYMTPATTLSVCCLIMLVPGYGIYNTMYSVLTNNYIKAVEYGVSTLSCASSIALGLVFITTVFRKVNLYGVITKIKENEKYKNSINKIKQQK, encoded by the coding sequence GTGCATTTGTTTATAGAAGTAATAGCAGCTTTTTTTACAGCCTTAAGCTTTGGAGTTTTATTTAATATGAAAGGAAAGAATTTAATACTGGCAGGAATAGGTGGAAGTATAGCTTGGTTTTCTTATAAATTTTGTTTAAATATGGGGGTAACAGAAAACCTATGTTTTTTTATAGCTACAGTTTGTTTTGCAATATATTGTGAGTTATGTGCTAGAATTTATATGACTCCAGCGACTACATTGAGTGTTTGTTGTTTAATAATGTTAGTACCTGGTTATGGAATATATAATACTATGTATTCTGTCTTAACTAATAATTATATTAAAGCTGTAGAATATGGTGTGAGTACATTATCATGTGCAAGCTCAATTGCATTGGGATTAGTATTTATAACTACTGTATTTAGAAAAGTCAACTTGTACGGAGTGATTACAAAAATAAAAGAAAATGAAAAATATAAAAATAGTATAAATAAAATTAAACAACAAAAATAG